One window of Ostrinia nubilalis chromosome W unlocalized genomic scaffold, ilOstNubi1.1 SUPER_W_unloc_1, whole genome shotgun sequence genomic DNA carries:
- the LOC135087375 gene encoding uncharacterized protein LOC135087375, with translation MSDSELEFFEPERKPKTKRKSASRSKESIRSGSSKKPRHGKLQETLDILGLLSEDEESVAAENARRSPARNKQLDSSISNRVANGCVVRRTLLDGPYYVETRVYTTEDALTTSPELRYTKALVTLKAQLDRDQPEWACLQKFLQKTKSSLFADSKPIFYSNKK, from the exons AT gTCTGATTCAGAGTTAGAATTTTTCGAGCCTGAACGCAAACCAAAGACGAAGCGAAAGTCTGCGAGTAGATCCAAAGAGTCTATCAG ATCTGGTTCTTCTAAGAAACCCAGACACGGGAAGCTCCAAGAGACGTTGGATATACTGGGCTTGCTGTCGGAAGACGAAGAAAGTGTGGCTGCTGAGAACGCGCGACGCTCGCCAGCTCGCAATAAGCAGCTTGACAGCAGCATCAGCAACCGCGTTGCTAACGGCTGTGTGGTGCGCCGCACGCTCCTCGACGGACCGTACTACGTGGAGACGCGCGTGTACACCACCGAGGACGCGCTGACGACGTCGCCTGAGCTGCGCTACACCAAGGCTCTGGTGACGCTGAAGGCGCAGCTCGACCGAGACCAGCCGGAGTGGGCTTGTCTGCAGAAGTTCTTGCAGAAGACCAAGTCCTCCTTGTTCGCTGATAGCAAGCccatattttatagtaataaaaagtaa